One Lottiidibacillus patelloidae genomic region harbors:
- a CDS encoding dihydrolipoamide acetyltransferase family protein, with translation MVEVKLHDIGEGMTEGEIVHYLVKVGETVKVDQPLVEVSTDKMTAELPSPVAGIVEEILIETGTTINVGTTVLKIKAEGAAQIKEAPAEEADKTKKAEPATQKPAVSSETVSTKQRSKRVLASPYTRKIARENGIDIEQIQGTGAAGRVMDEDVYRFMENGPDSNVEETKAPALKETVEEVAPKIEATPEMIPFRGRRKQIAKKMTHSLFTIPHVTHFEEIDMTELMDYRKELKEIDVSISVAAFFLKALAIALKDFPVFNAKLDEENEQIKLEKVYNIGIATDSDEGLIVPVVHHVDKKSLKQIHAEIKTLTKKAQENKLTMDNLTGGTFTVSNVGPLGSIGATPIINHPETGLIAFHKTKKMPVVNANDEIVIRSMMNLSMSFDHRVADGATAVAFTNRFKQLIENPKLLMLELV, from the coding sequence ATGGTCGAAGTAAAATTACATGATATTGGTGAAGGAATGACTGAAGGCGAAATTGTTCACTACTTAGTAAAAGTTGGCGAAACAGTCAAAGTCGATCAACCTTTAGTTGAAGTCTCAACAGATAAGATGACAGCTGAACTACCTTCACCCGTAGCTGGTATCGTTGAAGAAATATTAATCGAAACGGGTACGACAATTAATGTCGGAACAACAGTTTTGAAAATAAAAGCAGAAGGCGCAGCGCAAATAAAGGAAGCTCCTGCTGAGGAAGCAGATAAAACAAAAAAAGCTGAACCTGCAACACAGAAGCCTGCAGTAAGTAGTGAGACAGTTTCTACAAAACAACGCTCAAAACGAGTGCTTGCTTCTCCTTATACTCGTAAAATAGCCCGTGAAAATGGTATCGATATTGAACAAATTCAAGGAACTGGTGCTGCTGGTCGAGTAATGGACGAAGATGTGTATCGTTTCATGGAGAACGGACCTGACAGTAATGTGGAAGAAACGAAAGCTCCTGCACTAAAGGAAACAGTCGAAGAGGTAGCACCTAAAATTGAGGCAACTCCAGAAATGATTCCGTTTAGAGGGCGTCGTAAACAAATTGCTAAAAAGATGACACATTCATTGTTTACAATACCGCACGTAACGCACTTTGAAGAAATTGATATGACAGAGCTAATGGATTATCGAAAAGAGCTTAAAGAAATTGACGTTAGTATTTCTGTTGCCGCATTCTTCTTAAAAGCTTTAGCTATCGCTTTAAAAGATTTCCCTGTTTTCAATGCGAAACTTGATGAAGAAAATGAGCAAATTAAACTGGAAAAAGTGTACAATATCGGAATTGCAACTGACAGTGACGAGGGCTTAATTGTGCCTGTCGTACATCATGTTGATAAAAAGTCGTTGAAACAAATCCATGCTGAAATCAAGACATTAACGAAAAAAGCACAAGAAAATAAGCTGACGATGGATAATTTAACAGGTGGAACGTTTACTGTAAGTAATGTTGGTCCTTTGGGAAGCATCGGTGCTACACCGATTATTAACCATCCTGAAACTGGCTTAATCGCTTTCCATAAAACAAAGAAAATGCCAGTTGTTAATGCTAATGATGAAATTGTTATTCGTTCAATGATGAACTTATCGATGTCATTTGATCATCGTGTAGCAGATGGTGCTACAGCTGTAGCCTTTACAAATCGTTTTAAACAATTAATTGAAAACCCGAAATTATTAATGCTGGAGCTGGTCTAA
- the lpdA gene encoding dihydrolipoyl dehydrogenase, giving the protein MVVGEITQERDLIIIGGGPGGYNAAIRAAQLGLEVTLVEKADIGGVCLNKGCIPSKVYTHSASKLDDMKNFSSLGIETSKPMMHIDQLQEYKNSVVENLRKGVEALCKANKVEVLSGTASFLTEDKIGVEEGHNFDVYKFKHAIIATGSTPISPENISIDNTRVFNSHSIFDLKEIPEHLVVYGSDYIALEIAMSFHHFGAKVSFVLDEQKDSFEFDDSINRELQRILKKAKIKLYKKHELLAQSVTESEISLTLHNDKGDEVSVTGTHLFVSYKNQPNLNSLGIDRLKMEVNEDGFIITDNQARTSIGNIFAIGDVTEGKQLAVKAIKQGKVAAEAIAGQTPEVDLTFIPTVVHTTPPIATVGLTEAEAKEAGHNVKVSQFSLSGNGYATILGKKDGFAKIVTDQDTEVIVGVHVIGAGAVELITSGSIALEMVAREEDMTFPLYPHPSINEGLLEAVEALKGQAIHLPPTKQK; this is encoded by the coding sequence ATGGTCGTAGGAGAAATTACACAAGAGAGAGATTTAATTATCATTGGCGGCGGTCCTGGAGGCTATAATGCAGCAATTCGTGCAGCTCAATTAGGTCTTGAGGTCACTCTAGTTGAAAAAGCAGACATCGGTGGTGTTTGCTTAAATAAAGGGTGCATTCCTTCGAAAGTGTATACGCATAGTGCAAGCAAGCTCGATGATATGAAAAATTTCAGCTCGCTTGGAATTGAAACTTCAAAACCAATGATGCATATCGACCAACTACAAGAATATAAAAATTCTGTTGTAGAAAATTTGCGTAAAGGTGTAGAAGCACTTTGCAAAGCAAACAAAGTTGAAGTATTATCTGGAACAGCATCATTTTTAACTGAAGATAAAATTGGTGTGGAAGAAGGGCATAACTTTGATGTTTATAAATTTAAACATGCGATAATTGCTACTGGTAGTACGCCAATTTCTCCAGAAAATATTTCGATTGATAATACTCGTGTCTTTAACAGTCATTCTATCTTTGACTTAAAAGAGATTCCTGAGCATCTAGTTGTTTATGGAAGTGATTACATTGCGTTAGAGATTGCAATGAGTTTTCACCACTTTGGTGCTAAAGTTTCTTTCGTGCTTGATGAACAGAAGGATTCTTTCGAATTTGATGATTCGATTAATCGTGAATTGCAACGAATATTAAAGAAAGCAAAAATCAAACTTTATAAAAAGCATGAACTTTTAGCACAATCAGTAACCGAAAGTGAGATCTCCTTAACTTTACATAATGATAAAGGAGATGAGGTATCTGTAACAGGAACACACCTTTTTGTCTCATATAAAAATCAACCCAATTTGAATTCGTTAGGTATCGATCGTCTTAAGATGGAAGTTAATGAAGACGGTTTTATCATAACGGATAATCAAGCAAGAACTTCCATTGGTAACATTTTTGCAATTGGAGATGTAACAGAAGGTAAGCAGCTAGCTGTAAAGGCAATTAAACAAGGAAAAGTAGCCGCTGAAGCGATTGCCGGGCAAACTCCTGAAGTAGATTTAACATTTATTCCAACTGTTGTTCATACGACACCGCCTATTGCAACTGTAGGACTTACTGAAGCAGAAGCAAAAGAGGCAGGACATAATGTTAAGGTAAGCCAGTTTTCGTTGTCAGGTAACGGCTATGCTACAATTTTAGGAAAGAAAGATGGCTTTGCTAAAATCGTTACTGACCAGGACACAGAAGTAATAGTTGGAGTCCATGTGATTGGTGCTGGAGCAGTCGAGTTAATTACGAGTGGTTCAATTGCACTAGAAATGGTCGCTAGAGAAGAGGATATGACTTTCCCATTATATCCTCATCCAAGTATCAATGAAGGCTTGTTAGAAGCTGTTGAAGCATTAAAAGGGCAAGCAATTCACTTACCACCTACAAAACAAAAATAA
- a CDS encoding AzlC family ABC transporter permease, translating into MNQNSSFLTGIKAGISIAIGYLPIAITFGLLSKSTGLNFLETISMSIFVFAGAAQYIALSMIAVGTTGLEIVLTTFIVNIRHLLMGMSINEKSSKDPLISKLFYSFGITDETFTVAMTQKNRVSNGFMFGLITISYGSWVINTGVGFIIGANLPEVLQESMGIALFAMFIGLLVPAARKNVKYLTLATGAAILNSLFSLYISMGWAIVLATVISAILIELIWKGEVESE; encoded by the coding sequence ATGAATCAAAATAGTTCCTTCTTAACGGGAATAAAAGCTGGAATTAGTATTGCTATCGGCTATTTACCGATTGCCATTACTTTTGGTTTATTAAGCAAGTCGACGGGATTAAACTTTCTAGAAACAATTTCAATGAGTATTTTTGTTTTTGCTGGTGCTGCGCAATACATAGCATTAAGTATGATCGCTGTTGGAACAACAGGACTTGAAATCGTTCTGACTACGTTTATCGTAAACATACGCCATTTGTTAATGGGGATGTCCATCAATGAAAAATCATCGAAAGACCCTCTTATTTCAAAGCTTTTCTACTCTTTTGGCATAACTGATGAAACTTTTACTGTAGCAATGACACAAAAAAACAGAGTTAGTAACGGATTTATGTTCGGTCTTATTACTATTTCTTATGGGAGTTGGGTCATTAATACCGGTGTAGGGTTTATTATAGGAGCAAATTTACCTGAAGTTTTACAAGAAAGTATGGGGATAGCTTTATTTGCAATGTTTATTGGCTTGTTAGTGCCAGCTGCTCGTAAAAATGTAAAATATTTAACTTTGGCAACAGGGGCGGCAATATTAAATAGCTTATTTAGTTTATATATTAGTATGGGCTGGGCAATAGTATTAGCCACAGTTATTTCGGCTATTCTAATTGAATTGATCTGGAAAGGGGAGGTTGAAAGTGAGTAA
- a CDS encoding AzlD domain-containing protein, with translation MSNTMLIIAGMAVVTYIPRMLPFLFMDKIKISPLVKRILRNVPYAMLGALIFPGILNVSEDIYFGIIGACTALFLAFMGLDVIIVVLLTIGVLSCYLYLI, from the coding sequence GTGAGTAATACGATGCTAATCATTGCCGGAATGGCAGTAGTTACTTATATACCACGAATGCTTCCTTTCTTGTTTATGGATAAAATTAAAATCTCTCCTTTAGTTAAGCGAATTTTGCGTAATGTACCGTATGCGATGTTAGGGGCACTTATCTTCCCTGGCATATTGAATGTAAGTGAAGATATATATTTTGGCATTATCGGGGCTTGTACCGCACTTTTTCTAGCTTTTATGGGGTTAGACGTCATAATCGTTGTTTTGTTGACTATTGGAGTACTTAGTTGCTACTTATATTTGATTTAA
- the phnE gene encoding phosphonate ABC transporter, permease protein PhnE: MDKQQDYLYMKDPNRKKYWIKFFLVTAILAVLYFIAFKYTDISYKSNDNTIGSMFKRLFWDPFFIEEVRAELPYIIEKMVETIFIAYAGTLIAALLAVPFAFLAAKNMSGKFSSTGKFILNAIRAFPEIILAIIFVGSFGLGPIAGIMAIGIHSIGMLGKLYSEVIESIDMSVVEALEASGANKLQTIWHGVIPQVIPECSSYAIYRFEIDVRASSVLGIVGAGGIGAPLIIAAQMRDWELVGMILIVIIVVVTIIDFLSAYLRKKIV, translated from the coding sequence ATGGATAAGCAACAAGATTATTTATATATGAAAGATCCTAATCGAAAAAAATATTGGATAAAGTTCTTTCTTGTTACAGCAATTTTAGCTGTACTTTACTTTATCGCTTTTAAATATACAGATATCTCTTATAAAAGTAATGACAATACGATCGGATCTATGTTTAAACGATTATTTTGGGATCCTTTCTTCATAGAAGAGGTTCGTGCAGAATTACCATATATCATTGAAAAAATGGTAGAAACAATCTTTATCGCATATGCAGGTACATTAATCGCTGCTCTTTTAGCTGTTCCTTTTGCATTTTTAGCTGCAAAAAATATGAGTGGTAAATTTTCTTCTACTGGTAAATTTATCTTAAATGCAATCCGTGCATTCCCGGAAATTATTTTAGCAATTATCTTTGTTGGTTCGTTTGGACTAGGTCCAATTGCAGGTATTATGGCTATCGGAATACACTCAATTGGAATGCTAGGTAAATTATACTCAGAAGTTATCGAATCAATTGATATGAGTGTTGTTGAAGCGTTAGAAGCATCTGGAGCTAACAAATTACAAACGATTTGGCATGGCGTTATTCCTCAAGTAATTCCTGAATGTTCGTCTTATGCGATCTATCGATTTGAAATTGATGTTCGTGCATCTTCAGTACTAGGTATCGTAGGTGCTGGTGGTATCGGTGCACCATTAATTATAGCGGCACAGATGAGAGACTGGGAATTAGTTGGAATGATTTTAATTGTAATTATCGTTGTTGTTACAATCATTGACTTCCTAAGTGCTTACCTTCGTAAGAAAATTGTATAA